The following nucleotide sequence is from Pseudarthrobacter psychrotolerans.
ACTGGACTGCGCCGCACTCGCCTGCCTCCGGACGCTCACGACGCCGCCAACGGCTTGCCCTGGTGACCCAAGCCCCAATACACGCGGGAACGTTCCAGAATCTCCGAATAGCGGTCGTCCGAGTACTGCCTGCGGATCCCGCGTGCTGACAAAAACTCTTCCAACCTGCGCCGCTGGACCGACTCCACCTTCCTCAGTCGGTCAGCCTCCCCCATGTCGATGCCAATCCGGCCATTTGGCAGGTTCACTGTGAAGGCGGCGAACACATCGGGGGCCGCGCAGTCCATCAGGTCCAGCGGGATAACCTCGCCAGACGTCACCAGTTCCCGCCGAGCCAACCTACGCGCCGTCATGAGCCAATCGCCCATCCAAGCGCCGCCATGGCCTTAGGCGTCAAACCAAGGGCCTCGGCCGCATACCGGCATTCCTGTGCCACCCAAGCCGATCCGGTTTCGGCAAACAGCTTGCTTTCATAGGACACCAGCAGCGCCACGGTGCCCTTCACCGTTTCATCCCACTGCGTAGCCTGCGGAGACTCCCACAACTCCGACCAGCGAGCCCTGTCCACCGCCGTCCACTCGCGTCCGGCCGGCATGTCAGGGACAGGCAAGGTGCAGCCTGTCGCCGGAAGCATCACCAGCGCCGAACGCTGCGCCGCCTCAGGTGGACGGCGGTGAGCTCTCGAATTTGGCTTCGAAAAATTCTTTGGTGCAGCCACAACGGATCCTTTCAACTAAGCCCGATTGAGGTTCATTGGTACGGAAAAACTCTTTTCATCTACCCGGCGCGTCCAAATGGTGGACATCGTCACCGGGTCGCCCCCCTACCCTTCGAAGGTCGTGGCGCGGGGTGGCGGCTGGCCGCTTGCTTGGTGCCATGTGCCAGCCGCTTCCCGTCATCGTGTTGCTGTCGTGTGTGTTGCTGCGTGTGCGCCTGCCGTGTTGACGAGAGCGTGCAGTACGACGTGCGGCTCTTGCCATCCGCAGCCGGTGCACTGTGCGATGTACTGCACCGAGCTGGTCCACTCAGCAAACGATTCGCGTACCTCACTGAGTATTACCTCGCTGCCGTCGTTGCCTTTGATGACTGCTACCTGTGCCATCAGTCGTCTGCCAGTGCGTCGAGGGCGGTGGTGAGTTGTGCGTTGGCTGTGTCGCGGGCTGCGAGTAGGTCCACCAGCTTGACGTTCTCTGCCCTGAGTTGTGCGGCCAGGTCCTGCTCTGGTCCTGCAAGGGTGGTGACCACGGCCTGAGCCGTAGCCTTGCCGATCACCACGCCGTTGTTGTCGGCCGCTTGCATGCCGGCGTTGATCCTGGCGATGGTGGTCAAGATGTTGTCCATGGTTCTACTCCTGTGCTTCGAGGTCGCGGGGGTCGATGATCTGGGCCTTGAGGTTGGTTACGAGGTCGTCAAGGTCTACGGTCAGCCGGTCTGGCCGGTCGCCGTTGCGGGAAAGGGTGACCAGCTCTTGCAGTGGGAAGGGTGCGACGGGCTGGAAGCCGTAGCCGTAAAGCCAGGCGCGGAGCTGGTCGAGCTGGTCGTAATCGGTGTAGGCCGCGTGGAAGGCGTCCAGGGCGGCGAGGGCGGCGGTTGCACTCTTGCGTGCCTTGGCTGAGAGTGCCGGATCTTCGTAGGCTTTTTCCCGCTTTTCCCTGAACTCGGTGGTTGCTGCTTCGACTGCTGCGTTCAGCCCGTCGAGTTCATGCTGGGCTGCGGCGGTGTCCGTGGCGAGTTGCTGCTGTGCCGCGACCACAACGACGCCGATCTTCCCGGCGCGGATCTGTCGGCCGTGCTCCGTCCGGTCTGCTGCCTTGGCGGCCTCGAGGGTGACCTCATCTTGCAGTTCGTTCAGGGTGTTGTACGCGGCACGCTGACGTGCAGCAAGTCCCGGACTTCCTGAATGACCTTCACGAGGTCAGCCGGGAGCTGGTCGAGGGGAGGAACGCCGTGGTAAGCGTCGGTGGGGTTTGAGTTGGTGCGGCGTGTGCGCGTCATTTGGATTCTTCTTTCTGAGTACGGCGGTCTGAGTTGGTGGTGCTGGTCGTGCTGCTGGCGGCGAGTTCGCGGGCGCGTCTCTTTTTGACGCCAGGATCGTGGGCTTGCTTTGCCATTAGTTGGTCTCCTTTGAGGTGGTGGCGCTGTCTACCCTGTCGGCCATGTCGTGCAGCCGGTCAGCCAGGGCGCGGGCCTCATCTGGTGTCAGGTGGGCTTGCATGGCGTCGCGCCGGAATAGTCCGATGCCGGGAATGCGGATCTGGTCCCGCGCCTTCCAGGTGACGGGCTTTGCCAGCAGCCAAGGGCGCTTGATGGGTGCTTTCGGCGTGGTCATGAGCAGGGCTCCATTCCTTCTGGCTCGTAAGCGGCTCTGAGGACCGCCAGTTGGGACGCGGCGACTAGATACTTGTCCCGCCATGCGCGGGCGTCCTGGTGCTCTTGCTGGGCCTTGCCGCGGAACCTGTCCGCAAGCTCGATGTACTCGGATTTTGAGAGCTTCATAACGGCAACAGACGGCGTGGTGTTGGTCATGACGCCTCCCGTATAGCCGTGTAACTTCCGTAACTACTGATACTTTCGCCGGGGCCCTCTAGCGGGATAGTTACACTTGTTTCAGTAGTTACAGGGGTATAGAGGCCACGCTTCGGGTTGGCGATGCGCCCGGATTCGTAGGCCCTCCTGAGGTACAGCCGGACCTTGCCGTCCTCCCAATGCAGGAGCGTGGCGACGTCCTTAGGCTTCATCCCTTCGGGGTACTTGTTCACCAGTGTGACTATCTCCGCCATGTCGTCCCCCACGCCTTCGGTTGCTGCCCTGTTGCGCATCGCTTCGGCTGCTTCCCGGAGGCTGGAGCCGTCGAGCTTCCAGATTCCATCGGTCAGGTTGAGCGAATACTGCCCCTCCTTAGCGTCGCGGGACGTGACGTGAAGGGTCGAGCTTTCGGTTTGGCGGTCCCTCTGAATCAGAAGGATGCTGTCAGCGGCGCCGGCCAATCCCTGCGTACCTGAAACGCTGTCGAGGAAGTCTGACTTCTCGCCCTTGTTGGTGTGGTGCACGACGATCAGTGACGAACCGGGATGCCTGTCCACCAGATCCTTGAGCGCGGACATCTGGCTGTAATCGTTGCCGTAAGCGTCGTTGCCGCCGTAGGTGCCCCGGACCTTGCCTAAGGTGTCCAGGATGACCAGCGGCTTGTGTTCCGCGTTGCGCTCCAGGAAGGTGGCGATCGTGGGGATCGGTCCCGCGGGTACGTCAGTCATGAAGAACAGACCACGGGGCCCGGTCGTGACTCCGATAGTGCGGAGCCTGGATTGGAGGCGCCTCGCCCCGTCCTCCAGCGCTAGATAGAGAACCGGGCGGCGGTCCACCGGGATAGAGCCAAAGGCGCAGTCTCCGGTAGCCGCGGCCACTCCGAGGCCCAGGACCATCCATGACTTGCCAATCTTCGGCGGTGCCACCAGAAGCGTGAGACCTTCGGGAATGACGCCGGGAACGACGTATTCAACAGCGGGGAGAATCTGTTTGGTGAGCCAGTCGGCGGCGAATACTCCGTCGAGCGGGTCGGGGGCGGTTGCATCAACATAGGTCATTCGGCGGCATCCAGCTCTAGGAGGTATGCGGGGTCGTGGGCGGCGAGCCAGTTCCTGAATTCCCAGCGTTGGTAGGTGGCTACGCTGATCATTGGTCCGGCCTATTCGCCTTCAGTGACGCCGGCAGTCTGCGCGGCCTGGATTAGTGCCGTGCCGAGCTGAAGGGCCTCAGTGGGTGTCAGGTCCCGGTAATCCACCGTCCACACGTCGATGCAGTGGCCTGTGTCGAACTTCCAGCCGGGCGTGAGGATCCAACTGCGGTTCATGGTTTCGGTCCCGATCCAGCGGCCTGATTTCGCAGACTCAAGGGTGTATCCAGTGGGCGGCATCGGGCAGGGGCCAAACTGCGCTTCGAGCTCCGCCAGCATTGCCGACGCGTCCAAGTCCTTATTTGCAGCCATTTCGCCGAGCTCTCGCACAGTGGCGGGCCAGTTGGTAGTCTTGTTCACAGGAACTCCTTCTTAGAGGTTGGATTCTTCGGCCGTGACGGACTTTGGCGAGGCGTCACGGTCTTTTTCTGTCTTCAGGGCAACCTTGCACGCCTTGGCCGGGGTGACTCCCTCGGCCCGGTGCGGGTTCTTCGCTCTCACGGCTGCGTCATTCAGCGGGCCGGTGTGGGACGTACCGCGCCAATAACCGGACTCCCACGCAGCGGCCATGTCGGCCTCGGTGTAGGTGCGGCCGCTCATGCCGACTTCGCGCCCTCTTCGAATGCGGTGTTGATCCAGTCGATGACATCCTGTTCCCGGTACATGACGCGGCCGCCAAGCTTGGCGCATCGGGGGCCGGTCCCGTTGTGGCGCATCCAGCGGATTTGTGCCGGCGACTTGCGCAGCATCTCCGCGACCTCATCCAGCGTGAGTAGTTTCATGGCTTTCACTGTTTCCATCGATTGTCTCCAGAAGAGTAAGAACTTTATTGCTGACAGGTATAAGTGTTGCTGGCGTTGCATGTTCTTGTCAAGCGTAGGATGATTACTCCTGTGGAGAATATTGAAGAAAAACTTGGCGCCGTAGTTCGCTCCCTTCGACAGGCCGCTGGCATGACGCAAGAACAGCTAGCCCAGGCGTTGACGGGTGAGGGTTGGGCTGCGCGCCAAAACACGATTGCCAAACTCGAAAACGGGTTGCGTCCGACGACTGTCGCTGAGCTGTATGTGATCGCAAGGGTTTTCAATGTCGAAGCTCGGGACATATATGCCCTTACGGATCCCCCAGAAGTCGAGGATGAAGATGGGGCGGCAAAGTTCGCCTTGAGACAAGGCTTGGCAATGAAGCGGGCGCAGCTCAAAACGGACCGTAGTCAGATCGCCGCGCTGGATGCAGAAATGAACTATCTCCGGGCGGCGGTCATGGAACTCGAGAGAGACATTAGGGACTTGGAGGAACAGCTTGGCGAGCATTCAGAAGAGGCCTGATGGCCGGTGGCGTGCCCGGTACCGTGACGACGCGGGTAAGGAACATGCTAGGCACTTCACGCGTCAGAATGATGCCAAGGCGTGGCTCGATGAGGTTACGGCGTCGGTGGTCACGGGGACTTATGTGGATCCGAAGACGGCGCTGACCACTGTTCAGGAGTGGTCGGTGATCTGGCTGAAGGGCTACGAGAACAACCGGCCGTCAACTGTCCGCCAGGCGAAAACGCACCTAAAGCGGATCAACGCGGCGTTCGGGCACCGTGCGCTGAAGAGTGTGCGGCCGTCTGAGGTCAAGGCGTGGACGGCGAAGCTCAGTGATGAAGGTCTGGCTGATTCAACGATCTACGCCCTGCATTCGCGACTGGGCCAGCTCTACAGTGACGCCGTGCATGACGGGCTGCTGCCGAAGTCTCCGCTGAGCAGGCGCACGGCGCCGAAGGCGGGGGAGCAGCGGCCTTATGTTGCCACCACGAAACAAGTCTGGGCATTGCATGACGCTATGCCGGACGGTCTTCAGCCGGCAGTGTTGCTGGCGGCGTTCGCTGGGCTCCGTGTTGCTGAGGCCGTGGCGCTGCGGGTTTCTGACGTGGATTTCATGCGCGGAATCATTGCGCCCGCCATCCAGTATCCGGGCGTTGAGCTGAAGACCAAGGAATCCAGGACGCCTATCCCGATTCCTCAGAATCTTTGCCTTGAACTGTCGGTGAATCACACGCGCTGGGGGAGTGAAACGCTCGTCACTAACGCATGGGGACGGGCCATCTCGCCCCACCGGCTGGAACACTACTTCCGGGAAGCGCGGGCCACGGTCAAAGATCTCCCTGAAGGGTTCAGGTTCCACGACCTGCGGCACTACTTCGCCTCGTTGCTTATCGCCCAGGGCCTTGACGTGAAGGTGGTTCAGAAGAGCCTCAGGCACTCGTCAGCGAAGACGACGCTGGACACCTATGGGCATATGTGGCCGGACAAGGAAGAGTCGGCGCGGGCGGCGGTGGCCGGCGTACTGCGGGAGCGGCTGAGCCTGCGGACTGAGCAGCACGGCTGAGCCAGTCCGGACGCAACAAAAGGCCGGCCCTAGGTGGTGAAACCTGGGACCGGCCTTTGCTGTATCTAGATTCTTGCGGACTGTGTGCGGACTATGCCCGCTCTAGCCGCATGATGTAGCTAGACGCCGTAGTAGAGCTCGAACTCGTACGGGTTCGGGCGCAGGGACAGCGGGCGGATCTCGTACTCGTACTTGTACTCGATCCAGGTGTCGATCAGGTCCTGGGTGAACACGCCACCGGCCTGCAGGAACTCGTTGTCCTCGGCCAGGGCATCCAGTGCCTCTTCCAGCGAGCCCGGAGCCTTCGGGATGTCCTTGGCTTCCTCGGCGGGCAGCTCGTAGAGGTCCTTGTCGATCGGAGCCGGCGGTTCGATGCGGTTGCGGATGCCGTCAATGCCGGCCATCAGCTGGGCAGCGAATGCCAGGTACGGGTTGGACGAGGGGTCCGGAGCGCGGAACTCGATGCGCTTGGCCTTGGGGTTGGAGCCCGTGATGGGGATACGGATACCGGCGGAGCGGTTGCCCTGCGAGTACACCATGTTGACCGGAGCTTCGAAGCCCTTGACCAGGCGGCGGTAGGAGTTCACCGTCGGGTTGGTGAAGGCGAGGACGGCCGAGGAGTGCTTCAGCAGGCCGCCGATGTACCAGCGGGCCATGTCGGACAGGCCGGCGTAGCCCTTTTCGTCGTAGAACAACGGCTCGCCGTTGGTCCACAGCGACTGGTGGCAGTGCATGCCCGAACCGTTGTCGCCGAAGACCGGCTTCGGCATAAAGGTCACGGACTTGCCCCAGGCGTCGGCCGTGTTCTTGACGACGTACTTGAACTTTTGCAGGTCGTCTGCCGCGTGCGTCAGGGTGGTGAACTTGTAGTTGATCTCAGCCTGGCCGGCGGAGCCTACCTCGTGGTGGCTGCGCTCGACCTCGAGGCCTGCCTCATCCAGGGCGATGCACATGGCATCGCGGAGGTCTGCCTGCTTGTCTGTGGGGGAAACGGGGAAGTAGCCGCCCTTGATGGGGGTCTTGTAACCGAGGTTTCCGCCTTCTTCTTCGCGGCCGGTGTTCCAGTGTGCTTCTTCGGAGTCGATCTTGTAGAAGCTGCCCTCGGGGGAGGACTGGTACTGGACGTTGTCGAAGACGAAGAATTCGGCTTCCGGCGCGAAGAATGCGGTGTCGGCGATGCCGGTGGAGGCGAGGTAGGCCTCAGCCTTCTCGGCCACGCCGCGGGGGTCGCGGTGGTACGGGTCTCCGGTGCGGGGGTTCACGATGGAGAAGTTCAGCGCAAGGGTCTTCTCCATGCGGAAGGTGTCCAGGAATGCGGTGGTGACGTCCGGGATCAGCTGCATGTCGGATTCGGCGATGCCCTGGAAGCCGCGGATGGAGGAACCGTCGAAGAGCTGGCCGTTGATGAAGAAGTCCGCGTCGACGCTCTTTGCCGGCACGTTGAAGTGCTGCTGCACACCCGGGAGATCGGTGAAGCGGATATCGACGAATTTAATATCTTCGTCCTTGATGAACTTGAGGACTTCGTCCGCAGTCTTGAACATCTATGCTCCTTACGCATATGTAATATCTGGCTGGCAAGCCAACTGATCCAGCGCAAACCGAAGGGCAGGGAAACCTGGTTTCCCTGCTTGGGAGGTATTGCTTGAAACTGCTATCAGCCTATGGACACGTCATTTCCCGTCAGTGTCCACATTGTTTCGGGCAGGTTACAGAATTGTCCTGAACAGGTAACGCTATCCGGTGTCCACAGTGTGGTCCAACGGTTTCCACTCTGTGGTCGGTGGTGAGTCGGTAAGCTTGGACGGTGGTAGATCGCAATGACATTGGTTCCTGGCTCAGCGGACCGGACACGTCCGGCATCTCAAAGTACCCGGGGGAGCGCCTGGGATTGCCGGAATCCGGTTCCGGCTCAATCGCCCGGGCGGGCAGGCGCATCCTTGCCATCGTCCTTGACTGGGGGATTGCCCTGCTGATCAGCAATTTCGCCTTTGGCGGTGACTCCTGGGCCACGTTGGCGGTTTTCGCGGCGGAACAGATGCTCCTCGTGGGCACGCTCGGCTACAGCATTGGCCATCGCGTGGCAGGGATCCATGTGTTGCGCCTGGGCGGCGGCCCTGCGGGTCCGATGGCTGCCGTGGTGCGGTCATTACTGTTGTGCCTCGTGATTCCCGCGGTAATTTTTGATCCGGACCAACGGGGTCTGCACGACAAGGCGATGAATACCATCCTCGTGCGGCGCTAGCAGTAATCGGCGCCAGCAGTACCCAGGCACGCGGCGGCGCCGGCCGTAGGCCGGCACCTGACGGCGCGGGGCTAGACTCCCGCCGTTTCCTTTGCCGCGGCGGGAACGGCCGTGCGGGGCGTCAGGTAGCCGCGCTTTCCGGCCCAGCGTTCGAACGCGACCGTGGCGAACGGGAAAACCGCAGACAGTCCCGCGAACAGGGCAACCACGAAGGGCCACCGCTGGAGCCGCCACAGGGCGAGGGCGGCGATGCCGTAACCCACAAACAGCGCACCATGGATAGGCCCGGCGATCTCCACGCCCAGTTCAGTGGTCTTGGCGATCCACTTGAAGTACATGCCAGCCAGGAGCGCAGCCCAGCTGAAGCCTTCGGCAACCGCCAGGATGCGGAAGGCTCGGATAAGAAGGGTTCTCACGGGAATCGTCATGTGGCTGCTTCCAATCAATGCGGCCGCCTGGTTGGCCGGCGTCCGGCAGACAAAAACCGCCCTGGTTCCGGCAAAGCCGGAACCAGGGCGGTTTAAGAGTCCTAGCGTCCGCGGTTGGGACGCGCTTTGTAAGGGTCGATTCCCTTGGGAATCGGAAGGCGGTTGCCCAGCGAGGAAATGCGCTTGGACACCGCATTCACCTCAATCTTGGTCAGCTCGTTCTTGAGCTTGCCCATCTTCTTGGCTACCTGGCTGATGGGGACCTGGCCCTCGCCGCGGCCACTTTCGATCAGGTGGACCGTGACGTTGGGGAGGATGCGCGCAAGGCGCTTACGCTCCGCGTCGAGCATCGGCTTGACGCGGACGGTGGGGCCTTCGCTGACAAGGACAACGCCGGGACGGCCGACGGCGCGGAACACGGCGTCCTGGGTGCGCGGGTTAACGGCGACCGGCTGGTCTTCGGTGATCCAGCCGCGCTTAAGCGTGCCAAGCGCCGCGCCTGAGGCTCCGGGCTGGTTCTCGATCTGGGCGAATGCAGCGCGTTCGGCACGCCGGGAGAGGATCAGGGTGGCGCCGAGGAGGCCCAGCGGAATACCGATGAGCAGGCCGGTGATCCAGTTGTCCAGCCAAAAACCCACCAGGAAGCTGACAGCCACAACACCCAGGAACACCAGCAGCATCAGCCACGGGACCATGGGATCATGGCGGCGGGTCATGTTGAAGACCTCGCCGATCTGCTTGAGCCGGCTGGGCTTCTTGACCTTTGCTTCTTTTGGCTTGCGCGAGAAGAGGCCACGCTTCGGGGCGTCGGAGGCCGCCGGAGTGCTGTTACTGGAATCAGGGGAGTTCGCCATAGTTCCTCAATTCTACGTGATTTATGCCTGAGGGCCGGACGCCGGAGAATGTCCGGTGCCGGCCCTCAGGGATATCAAACTACGGCTCAGGAATGGGCGGCGAGCAGTGAGCTGGCTTCCTGGCGGGTGCTGCCGGAGGATTCGATGTGGGCGAGGTGGGCGGGGATTTCCCAGCCCTTCTTGCGCATCGCGGTGGCCCAGAGCCGGCCGGCCCGGTAGGAGGAGCGGACCAGCGGCCCGCTCATGACCCCGAGGAACCCGATCTCCTTGGCCTCGTCCTGGAGGTCCACGAATTCCTGCGGCTTGACCCAGCGGTCCACCGGCAGGTGCCGCTCGGAGGGGCGCAGGTACTGGGTGATGGTGATCAGGTCACAGCCGGCCTCGTGCAGGTCCCGCAGGGCCTCGGAGATCTCCTCACGGGTCTCGCCCATGCCCAGGATCAGGTTGGACTTGGTCACCATGCCCAGGTTCCGGCCCTGGGTGATGACATCCAGGGACCGGTCATACCGGAACGCCGGCCGGATCCGCTTGAAAATCCGGGGCACGGTCTCGACGTTGTGCGCGAAGACCTCCGGCTTGGAATCGCAGATCGCCTCGATGTGCTCGGGCTTGCCGGAGAAATCAGGGATCAACAGTTCGACGCCGGTGCCCGGGTTCAGCTCGTGGATCTTCCTTACCGTCTCGGCGTACAGCCACACACCCTCATCCGCCAGGTCATCACGGGCAACACCGGTCACCGTGGCGTAGCGCAGCTGCATGGCCAAAACCGACCGGGCCACCTTCGTGGGCTCGAACATGTCCACCGGGGACGGCTTGCCCGTATCGATCTGGCAGAAATCACAGCGCCTCGTGCATTCGGACCCGCCGATCAGGAACGTGGCTTCCTTGTCTTCCCAGCACTCAAAAATGTTCGGGCAGCCGGCCTCCTCACACACCGTGTGCAGGCCTTCCTTCTTAACCAGGTTCTTGAGCTGGACATACTCCGGACCCATCTGGACCTTCGCCTTGATCCACTCCGGCTTCCGCTCCACAGGTACTGCAGAGTTACGCTGCTCAACGCGCAGCAGCTTCCGGCCTTCTGGTGCCAGTGTCACAGGAGTGCTCCCTCGGGGCTTGAAACGAGTGCTTGTTCGTGCTTGCGAAATTCTTCCACGAACCGGTCCGCGATATCGCTCGGGGCGATGTTCCTGCCGGTTTCGATGGACATTGTGGTGACGCTGGCGTCGGTGATGCCGCAGGCGATGATCTGGGCATAAGGCGCCAGATCATTGTTGCAGTTAATGGCGACCCCGTGCATTGTGACCCCGTCCAGGACGCGGATGCCGATTGCTGCAATCTTCCGGTCCGGGCCTTTGCTGTCAGCGGTGATCCACACGCCGGCGCGTCCCTTGATGCGCTCGGCGTTGATGCCATAGTCAGCCATCACGGCGATCATGACCGCTTCGAGCCGCTCCACATAGTCGCGGATGCCTGACCGGTTCTTCAGCTTGAGAATCGGATACGCGATCAGCTGGCCGGGGCCATGCCAGGTCAGCTTGCCGCCACGGTCCACCGCCACGACGGGCGTGCCGTCCAACGGGCGTTCGTGCTCTTCTGTGAGCTTGCCGGCTGTATAGACGGCGGCATGTTCAAGGATGAGGACAGTGCTGGGCGCCTCGGCCGCGACGACCTTGCCGTGGATCCCGCGCTGCAGATCCCAGCCGCGCGTGTAGTCAACGAAATCCGGGGCGAGACCCACCTGTGAAAACTCAAGAGTCATGCCGTCCAGCTTAGACCCCGATCCGCGAGGGGTCCGGTTATAGTGTCGGACCTCTCATGCCCCCGGCGGATCCAGCGCGTGCCCGTGGCCTGTGGATAACTTCTGCGGGCATTCCCGGATTCCGCTAGACATGAGTCATGGAAGATTTCACTGCCCCGGTGGTTCCAGGATTCCTGGTGGGCCGCGTGTTGGGCCGCGGCGGAAGTTCAACGGTGTGGCTGGTCACTGAAGAAGGGTCCGGCCGCGAGTTTGCCCTGAAATGCCTTGGCGATGGGCGCAGCGGGGTGCCCGGTCCCGGCGAAGGCAGGGAGCCCGGGGCTGACGCCGAGGAGGCCATCCGCCGTGAAATCCGAATTCTTTCTGTCCTCGACCACCAGCACCTCATCAAGGCCCACGACGCACTGCGTCTTCACCGGCCGGCCGGTTCCGAGCTGACGGACGGAGGGACTATAGGGCTGCTGCTGGATTACGCGCCCGGCGGTTCCCTCGGAGATCTGGTTGGCACCAGGGCCAAGCTCACCATCGGGGAGACGGTCACTGTGCTCACCCCCATTGCCCAGGTGCTTGGCTACTTGCACGGCCAGGGGTTCACCCACGGTGACGTATCGCCCGGGAACGTCCTCTTTACAGGTCATGGCAAACCAATGCTGTCCGACGTCGGCATCGCCAGGATGGTGGGTGATGTTTCAGCAGTGCCGGACCATGGCACTCCGGGGTTTATGGATCCGGCACCTGTGGACGCCGTGAGAGCGGGGCTGCAGCCGGAACGCGACGTCTACTCGATGGCGGCGCTGGGGTGGTACTGCCTCACGGGCCAGCCGCCACGCCGCACTGCCGACCGCCCACCTCTCTCACTCCTGCTCCCTGACGTTCCAGCCGAGCTGGCCGCCGCCCTGGAGGCGGGCCTTAATGAGGATCGGCGGCTGCGGCCCACTGCTGTTGAGCTGGCGACGGCGGTTTACCGCAGTGCAGCGCCCCTGCCGGTGGACCTCGCCTCCTCGGTCCACGCCACGGTCATCCCGCAGCTGCTGACGCGGCGCCGCGTCCCGGAACGTCCCGGCGGCGCGGCAGGTCACCGTCTCGGAGCCTGGCGGCGCCGGATCTCGACGTCGCGCTGGTCCGGTCTGGTGGGGGCGCGGCAGGTCCTTCCGTTCCCGGCTGGGGAGGAAGCGGAGATGCCCCTGGTGCCCGCACCAAAGCTCCGCGCACCAGAAGCCAGCGCACCAGAGACCGGCAGCGAGGCCGCACCGGCACCGACGGTCGCCGGTGAGAAGCCGGCGCCGCGCGGCAGGCATGCCGTGGAACCCGGCTTGTACGATCACCAACCAAACCCCGGCCGGACGCGTCGGACGGTGGCGTCGCAGAAGAATCGGGGCACCGTCCTGCTGGCGGTGGGAACCGGTGCCATCGTGGCAGGCGCTATCTG
It contains:
- a CDS encoding serine/threonine-protein kinase encodes the protein MEDFTAPVVPGFLVGRVLGRGGSSTVWLVTEEGSGREFALKCLGDGRSGVPGPGEGREPGADAEEAIRREIRILSVLDHQHLIKAHDALRLHRPAGSELTDGGTIGLLLDYAPGGSLGDLVGTRAKLTIGETVTVLTPIAQVLGYLHGQGFTHGDVSPGNVLFTGHGKPMLSDVGIARMVGDVSAVPDHGTPGFMDPAPVDAVRAGLQPERDVYSMAALGWYCLTGQPPRRTADRPPLSLLLPDVPAELAAALEAGLNEDRRLRPTAVELATAVYRSAAPLPVDLASSVHATVIPQLLTRRRVPERPGGAAGHRLGAWRRRISTSRWSGLVGARQVLPFPAGEEAEMPLVPAPKLRAPEASAPETGSEAAPAPTVAGEKPAPRGRHAVEPGLYDHQPNPGRTRRTVASQKNRGTVLLAVGTGAIVAGAIWAAGAFGPDGPWVAPAGPEAVAAASGDGTGGSADAKVPAAAVAQLDSADPLESVRGLAAVRSLAFSSGRLELLDLVNAPGTAAAAADAGLRAELQVSGHVLAGFTSSVSNLQVEPGSPSGQVVVSVTSATSPYEERDASGKVVAAGTPVAARNLRLVLVSVDGRWRITDVLPGS